The following coding sequences are from one Ornithorhynchus anatinus isolate Pmale09 chromosome 11, mOrnAna1.pri.v4, whole genome shotgun sequence window:
- the SHCBP1 gene encoding SHC SH2 domain-binding protein 1, with translation MSCGSMSGMPPAVLPKPAHSDLFQDEDACSDYGSPDKPGTILQRFVPSGNVLFPDIFQTNQLLFYERFKAYQDYILADCKASEVREFTAEYLEKVLEPSGWQAIWRTNVFEVLVEVTNVDFSSLKAEVKLSDPYLCEPRVGTFTSECMKELLDLKEHQLPLQELWVVFDDSGEFDQTALAIEHVRFFYENIWRSWDEEEEDEYDYFVRCVEPRLRLHYDILEDRVPSGLIVDYRNLLSQCEEVYRKFLNLRSSLGSDSDSELENVSMVEGLRLYSEIEQLKQKLKLIENPLLRYVFGYQKQTGLQAKGTRPTGGKITHVVSTSMMVSLLRSLLRDRLYQESCEEEIEIQFHSDPLSAINACFEGDTVIICPGHYVVNGIFSITDSIELEGYGLPDDIVIEKRGKGDNFVECTGASIKISNVKFVQHESVEGILSVHRGKTTLENCVLQCETTGVTVRTSAELLMKNSDLYGAKGAGVEIYPGSVCTLSDNGIHHCKEGILIKDFLNEHYDVPKITMVNNVIHNNEGYGVVLVKPTIFSDLQESAQNGSEENKAAAVLTSGQTEDVVRGAHEELSLYVFGETEPSTRPDPTEQEEGNSEIVNELVAASNKKGQLKKKRLSELGITEADDNLMSQEMFVSIVGNQFKWNGKGSFGTFLF, from the exons ACTACGGCAGTCCCGATAAACCAGGGACCATTTTACAAAGATTTGTTCCATCCGGGAATGTGCTTTTTCCGGACATCTTTCAGACCAATCAACTTTTGTTCTATGAGCGGTTCAAAGCCTATCAGGATTACATCCTAG CTGACTGCAAAGCCTCCGAGGTAAGGGAATTCACAGCTGAATACTTGGAGAAGGTCCTCGAACCATCTGGATGGCAGGCAATCTGGCGCACTAATGTGTTCGAGGTGCTAGTTGAG GTCACAAATGTGGACTTTTCATCACTGAAGGCAGAGGTGAAACTTAGTGACCCGTATCTCTGTGAGCCCCGGGTCGGTACTTTCACTTCTGAGTGTATGAAAGAGCTGTTGGATCTAAAGGAGCATCAGTTGCCACTGCAAGAGCTGTGGGTGGTGTTTGATGATTCAGGAGAGTTTGATCAGACAGCGCTTGCAATAGAGCACGTCAG GTTTTTCTACGAGAAtatttggaggagttgggatgaagaggaagaggatgaataTGACTATTTTGTTAGATGCGTCGAACCTCGACTGAGACT GCATTATGACATTCTTGAAGATCGGGTTCCCTCAGGACTCATTGTGGACTACCGTAATCTTCTATCTCAGTGTGAGGAAGTCTATAGGAAGTTTCTaaatctgagaagcagtttgggcaGCGATTCTGACTCTGAGCTGGAAAACGTCTCCATGGTAGAAGGATTGAGGTTATATTCTGAGATCGAACAGCTGAAGCAAAAGCTAAAACTAATTGAGAACCCCTTGCTGAG ATACGTGTTTGGTTATCAGAAGCAAACTGGACTCCAAGCAAAAGGAACACGTCCTACGGGCGGAAAGATCACCCATGTTGTCTCGACTTCCATGATGGTTAGCCTGCTCCGGTCTCTGCTCAGGGATCGGCTTTATCAGGAGTCTTGTGAAGAAGAAATAGAAATCCAG ttcCATAGTGATCCACTGTCAGCTATAAATGCCTGCTTTGAAGGAGACACCGTCATTATTTGCCCGGGTCATTATGTGGTAAATGGCATATTCTCCATTACTGACTCTATCGAATTAGAAG GTTATGGACTCCCAGATGATATTGTAATAGAGAAACGGGGGAAAGGAGACAATTTTGTAGAATGTACAGGTGCCAGTATTAAAATCTCAAATGTGAAGTTTGTTCAGCATGAGTCGGTGGAAGGAATCTTGA GTGTTCACCGTGGCAAAACTACTTTGGAAAACTGTGTGCTACAGTGTGAGACTACAGGAGTTACAGTTCGAACATCAGCAGAATTACTAATGAAGAACTCAGATTTATATGGTGCTAAG ggtgctggggtagaaatatacCCAGGGAGCGTGTGTACCCTGAGTGACAATGGAATACATCACTGCAAGGAAGGAATCCTAATTAAG GACTTCTTAAATGAACATTATGATGTGCCCAAAATAACCATGGTGAATAATGTCATCCATAACAATGAAGGCTACGGCGTGGTCTTGGTGAAACCTACAATTTTCTCTGACTTGCAGGAGAGTGCTCAAAATGGATCCGAAG AAAATAAAGCAGCGGCAGTTCTGACAAGTGGCCAGACAGAGGATGTTGTCAGGGGAGCACATGAAGAGCTAAGTCTCTACGTCTTTGGTGAAACAGAGCCCTCAACGAGGCCGGACCCCACTGAGCAAGAGGAGGGCAACTCTGAGATCGTCAACGAACTGGTCGCCGCCTCCAACAAAAAGGGCCAGCTGAAGAAGAAGAGGTTGAGCGAACTGGGGATCACGGAGGCAGACGATAACTTAATGTCCCAGGAGATGTTCGTTTCTATTGTGGGGAATCAGTTCAAGTGGAACGGGAAAGGCAGCTTCGGCACGTTCCTTTTCTGA